A window of Cryptomeria japonica chromosome 3, Sugi_1.0, whole genome shotgun sequence contains these coding sequences:
- the LOC131035575 gene encoding uncharacterized protein LOC131035575, with translation MPNFWIDSWEGRPTLLDRQDIENIKQVTRIQWGEKVGDFLLKSRVQGVDMCEWKDVENLPLLANQKEMLKGIMQEYTPMLSAKEDTMRWCGSKSGQYLVKIGYNILDKMEERKEWPTKLMWSSPILPKAGVFACLALKKRILTGERLRRLGFLGPFRCIMCKKAEESLDHLLLQCEEAQMVWSFLLGKLGWMAPLPNTVLDLFSS, from the coding sequence ATGCCCAATTTCTGGATAGATTCATGGGAAGGGAGACCTACTCTTTTAGATAGACAAGATATTGAGAATATTAAACAGGTTACTAGAATCCAGTGGGGAGAAAAGGTAGGAGATTTTCTCTTGAAAAGCAGGGTCCAGGGGGTAGATATGTGTGAATGGAAAGATGTAGAAAATCTACCATTACTAGCAAATCAAAAAGAGATGTTAAAGGGGATCATGCAGGAGTACACCCCTATGTTGTCTGCAAAGGAAGACACTATGAGATGGTGTGGTTCAAAATCGGGGCAGTACTTGGTGAAGATTGGTTACAACATTCTTGACAAAATGGAAGAAAGAAAGGAATGGCCAACAAAACTTATGTGGAGCTCCCCAATTCTACCAAAAGCAGGAGTCTTCGCATGCCTGGCTTTGAAAAAGCGCATCCTGACAGGGGAAAGATTGCGCAGACTGGGCTTCTTGGGCCCTTTCAGATGCATAATGTGCAAAAAGGCAGAGGAATCCTTGGATCACTTGCTTCTACAATGTGAGGAAGCACAAATGGTTTGGAGCTTCCTTTTAGGGAAGCTTGGATGGATGGCTCCTCTACCTAATACAGTCCTTGACCTTTTCTCCAGCTAG